The following nucleotide sequence is from Parus major isolate Abel chromosome 4, Parus_major1.1, whole genome shotgun sequence.
CCAAACCCGCCCTGAGAAGGGAAGCAGCGCCCGCGCCTCCATCCAAGGGCGGCCGGAGCCCACGCGGGGGTGGCCGGGCAGCGACCTCCGTCCGTCCCCCCGGGTCACGGGGGAGCCCCACGTACCTGACTTCTCCACCAGCTCCCGCACATCCTTCTTCTCGGGCAGCCCCGAGTGCCCCAGCCCGCGGCACTCCAGGATGGTCCGCAGCTTCCTGAAGCTCAGCGCCACCGGGTCCACCAGCTGCGTGGCGAGGAAGCCGCTCTCGTACCACGCCACGGCCTCGAACACCCGGGCCAGCACGAAGAGCGCCAGGAAGTagagcagcaaacagcacagcTTCACCCACATCTTCCCGGGAGCGCCGAGCCGGAGGccgggctggggagggagggaggggagcggGGGCTGTCAGGGGAGCGGGGCCGCTGCCCCCCCGCCTCCCGCCCGCCGCTGTCGCTGTCCCCGCCCCGGCGGAGCGGCGGAGACATAACAGTGACGTGAACAGCCGGCACCGCCCCCCtgccccttttcccctttccccccttctccttttccccttccccttctcccccttctccttcccccccGCCGTGATTCAGCACTGCGGCGCGACCCCGCATCACCGGGCTCGGGGGGCGGTCGCGACCCTGCCCCCGGCTGCAACTTTGGACCCTGCGGCTGCGCTTGCTGcgagaaaaataattcataaatacCTCGGATACCGGGGAGAGAGAGGGCGG
It contains:
- the LOC107202897 gene encoding E3 ubiquitin-protein ligase RNF103 isoform X4 yields the protein MWVKLCCLLLYFLALFVLARVFEAVAWYESGFLATQLVDPVALSFRKLRTILECRGLGHSGLPEKKDVRELVEKSGDLMEGELYSALKEEEASESVSSTNFSGEMHFYELVEDTKDGIWLVQILQEEGLAEIHPHYVGSTNQYLQGKSHA
- the LOC107202897 gene encoding E3 ubiquitin-protein ligase RNF103 isoform X5 is translated as MWVKLCCLLLYFLALFVLARVFEAVAWYESGFLATQLVDPVALSFRKLRTILECRGLGHSGLPEKKDVRELVEKSGDLMEGELYSALKEEEASESVSSTNFSGEMHFYELVEDTKDGIWLVQALWRSSWVSQTGNH